The genomic region GCACGTCGCTCACGGTGCTGCACACGCCCGGCCACGCGCCGGGCGCCGTCTGCCTGTCCGCCCCCGAGCTCGGTGCCGTGTTCACCGGCGACACCCTGTTCAACGGCGGCCCCGGCGCCACCGGCCGCTCGTTCAGCGACCGGCCCACGATCGAGGCGTCGATCCGCGCGAAGCTCTTCGCCCTGCCCGACGAGACCGTGGTGCACACCGGCCACGGCGACGACACCACGATCGGCGCCGAGAAGGCCAACCTCGACGGCTGAGCGCTGGACTCCCCCCAACCGGTCGTTGAGGTGCGAAGGCGCTCTGGCGCCTGAGCCTCGAAACGCTGGTCACATCGATCTTCGATGGTCACCACAGTCGTTGTGCTGGCCGAGGTCTCGCCCTTCGAGGCTCCTCGCAGAGCTCGTCGCACCTCAGGACCCAGCTCGCGCGCCAGAGCGCGCTCACACTGGGGGCACCTCCCACGACGGAGTCGTAGGGGGACAACCACCGGTGGGTGCGTCCGCCTCCGGGTCGACGACCACGCCGTCACTGCGCTGGGCGATCTCGGTCTCGGAGGGGTCGGAGTGGAGGCGGACCTCGTCAGGAACGGCGTTGACCGCGAGGGCGTCCTCCGGCGTCCAGTCCTTCGGGTCCTTCTGGCTCGGGTCGATGGGAGTCATGGCGTCGGGGTACCCGCTCGACCCCGGTTCACGCGAGAGCCAGCTGCTCGATCCGACGCAGCGCGATCAGCACGACCGGCGCGTAGGCCGGAGCCCAGACCGGGATGCCCATGCTCAGCCGGGTGCCGGCGCCGGACGCCTCGACGGCGTGGGTCGTGGCGGGCACACCCGCGACCTTCCACGACCACCGACGTCCCGGCACGACCGTGGTGAGCTCGAACGGCAGGGCCGGGCCGACCGCGGGCCAGACCCGACCCGTCGCGCCGGTCACGAACTCCCCGTCGATCTCGGCCCGCCTCACGGTCGGCCCCCAGAGCGGCCACGCCGCCAGGTCCGTCAGCAGGTGCCAGACACGGTCGGGGTGCGCGGCGACGTCGCGAGAGAGGATCAGCACCCCTCCAGCATCGCCGCCGCGCACCGATCGCGCGCCCTGACGCTCAGACGCTCGCCGTGACCTTCTCCGCGTCGACGGTGCGCGCGAGGTGCGGCCGGTGCAGGTTCTCGCCCTCGATGTCGACGTTTGGCAGGATCTTGTCGAGCCACTTCGGCAGGTACCAGGCCTTGTCACCCATCAGGTACATCAGGGCCGGGATCAGCACCATGCGGATGACGAAGGCGTCGAAGATGACCGCCGCGGCGAGCGCGAAGCCCATCGACTTGATGATCGGGTCGTCCATGAAGATGAACCCGGCGAACACCGCCGTCATGATCAGCGCGGCCGCCGTCACGACGCGGGCGCTGTTGCGGAACCCGTCGACGACCGCCTCGCGGTACGTCGCCCCGTGCACGTAGGCCTCGCGGATCCGCGTGACGAGGAAGACCTGGTAGTCCATCGCGAGCCCGAACACCACGCCGACCAGGAAGATCGGGATGAAGCTCACGATCGGCTGGCCCGGGAACAGTCCGAAGAGGCCTTCCTGGAACAGCGCCACGGTCGCCCCCAGCGTGGCCATGATCGAGAGCAGGAAGCCCAGCGTCGCAGTGAGCGGCACGAGGATCGACCGGAACACGATCATGAGCAGCAGGA from Aeromicrobium sp. Sec7.5 harbors:
- a CDS encoding SRPBCC family protein, giving the protein MLILSRDVAAHPDRVWHLLTDLAAWPLWGPTVRRAEIDGEFVTGATGRVWPAVGPALPFELTTVVPGRRWSWKVAGVPATTHAVEASGAGTRLSMGIPVWAPAYAPVVLIALRRIEQLALA